The sequence below is a genomic window from Massilia oculi.
GCTTCAACTGGGCGCTCGATTTCTTCGACCACCAGGCCCGGGACAATCACGCTCCCGCCCTGTGGGTGGTCGAGGAAGACGGCAGCGAACGCAGGATCTCCTTCGCCGACATGGCTGCGCGCTCGAGCCAGGTGGCCGAATACCTGCGCAATCTCGGCGTGCGGCGTGGCGAGCGGGTGCTGCTGATGTTGCCGAACCGGGTCGAGCTGTGGGAAATCATGCTGGCCGGGATCAAGCTCGGCGCCGTGCTGGTGCCGACCACGATGGCGCTGTCGGGCGACGACCTGGCCGACCGCCTGGAGCGTGGACAGGTAAGCCACATGATCGCCCAGGCCAGCGAGACCCACAAGTTCGAGGCGATGGCCGGCAGCTACACCCGGATCGCGGTCGGCGGCGCGGGGGGCGCGCCGGCCGGCTGGCACGACTACGCGGACAGCGGGAACGTGGCCAGCGTGTTCGTCCCCGAAGGCGAAACCCGCGCCCTTGACCCGCTGCTGCTGTACTTCACCTCCGGCACCACCGCCAAGCCGAAGCTGGTGCTGCATACCCACCAGAGCTATCCGGTCGGCCACCTGTCGACGATGTACTGGATCGGCCTGCAGCCGGGCGACGTCCACTGGAATATCAGCGCGCCCGGCTGGGCCAAGCATGCCTGGAGCTGCTTCTTCGCACCGTGGAACGCGGGCGCCACCGTATTCGTGTACAACTTCGAACGCTTCAGCAGCCGCGCCGTGCTCGACACGATCGTACGCTGCGGCGTGACCTCGCTGTGCGCGCCGCCGACCGCCTGGCGCATGCTGATCAAGGAAGACCTGGCGGCCTGGAAGCCCGTGCTGCGCGAGCTGGTCGGCGCCGGCGAACCGCTCAATCCCGAAGTGATCGAGCAGGTCGAGCGCGCCTGGGGCATCCGCATCCGCGACGGCTTCGGCCAGACCGAGTCGAGCTGCCAGATCGGGAATTCGCCGGGCCAGCCGATCAAGCCGGGCTCGATGGGCCGTCCGCTGCCGGGCTACCGCATCGCGCTGCTCGACCTCGACGACCGGCCTGCGGCGGAAGGCGAAATCTCGGTGGAACTTGCGTCGAATCCGATCGGTCTCATGGTCGGCTACGAAGGCAACGAGGAGAAGACGCGGGAGGTGATGCGGGCCGGCCACTACCACACGGGCGACACGGCGAGCATGGACGGCGATGGTTATTACTTCTATGTCGGCCGCAACGACGACGTGTTCAAGTCGTCCGACTACCGTATCAGCCCGTTCGAGCTCGAGAGCGTGCTGATCGAGCACGAGAGCGTGCTGGAGGCGGCCATCGTGCCCAGTCCCGACCCGCTGCGCCTCGCCGTGCCGAAGGCCTTCGTGACCCTGCGCGCCGGGGTGGAGCCGAGCCGCGAGATCGCCGCCGCGCTGTTCGCTTTCAGTCGCGAACGCCTGGCGCCCTACAAGCGGATCCGGCGCATCGCCTTCCGCGAGCTGCCCAAGACCATCTCGGGCAAGATCCGGCGCGTCGAGCTGCGTCGCGAGGAAGCGGGGCGCGACGCCGGGGCCGCGGATGCGTTCGAGTACCGCGCTGAGGATTTCCCCGGCTAAGCCTTACGTAAAGCCTGACAGGAGAACGATCATGCAACTGCACGCGCCGATCCAGCCCTGCCTGTGGTTCGATACCCAGGCCGAGGAAGCGGTCAAGCACTATATCTCGATCTTTCCCGACTCGCGCATCACGCACGTGTCGCACTACAGCGCCGCCGGCCAGGACGCGCACCGCATGACGCCGGGCAGCGTGATGGCGGTGCAGTTCGAGGTCGACGGCCAGCCTTGCATCGCGATGAACGGCGGACCGCTGTTCCACTTCACCGAAGCCGTCTCGTTCATGGTGTTGTGCGACAGCCAGGAGCAGATCGATTATTACTGGGAGCGCCTGGGCGAGGGCGGGGACGAGGCGGCGCGCCAGTGCGGCTGGCTGAAGGACAGGTTCGGGCTGTCGTGGCAGGTGACGCCGACCGAGATCATGTCCTTGATGGCCGGTCCGCAAGCCGATGCCGTCATGACGGCGCTGCTGCCGATGAAGAAGATCGACGTCGCCGCCCTGCGCGCCGCGGCCGGACTTTCTTGACGAAGCGTGCGGACAGGGCGCGCCGATTGCCGCCATAATGGATGCATTCCTTCCATCCCGCATTTATCGTCCATTCGGCACCAGATGACCAACAAGAAAAGCTCCACCGAGGGCGGCAGCAAATCCGCCGACAAAGACCGCATGTATGAAGTGCGCCAGTCGCCGGTCCACGGCAACGGTGTCTTCGCGCGCCGCCCAATCGCTGCCGGCGAGCGCATCATCGAGTACAAGGGCCAGCGCATCAGCTGGGACAAGGCGACCCGGCGCGCCGAGAAGGCGGGCGGGCCGATCAACCATACCTTTTATTTCAGCCTGGCCGACGGCCGCGTGATCGACGGCGGCCGCGACGGCAACGACGCGCGCTGGATCAACCACGCCTGCACGCCCAATTGCGAAGCCTTCGAGGACGATGGAAAGGTCTATATCCACGCCATGCAGGACATCGAGGCCGGCGAAGAGCTCAACTACAACTACGCGCTGATCTACGACGAGCGGCACACACCCGCACTCAAGAAGCTGTTCGCCTGCCGCTGCGGCACCCCCGCTTGCACCGGCACCATGCTGGCGCCGAAGCGGGCTTCAAATCGGGCGTCAAAGCCGACGTCAAAGCGCGCCGCCACGAAGTAGGCGACAATACAGCCTGCCGCGCCCGTTGCGCAGATGCCTGGAGCCTTGATGAAACCCGTAGTCCGCAGCCTGCTGGAGACCGATCTTTACAAGTTCACGATGTGGCAGGCCCTCCTGCACAGCCATCCCGGCGCCATCGGCGAATACGAATTCCGCTGCCGTAACGAGCCGGCCTATCCGCTGGCCGAACTCAAGGAAGACGTCGAGCGCGAGCTCGACTACCTGTGCGGCATGATGTTCACCGAGGGCGAGGTGGCCTACCTGCGCAACCTGCGCTTCATCAAGAGCGACTTCGCCGACTTCCTCACCCTGTTCCGCTTCCAGCGCAAGTTCATCCGGGTCGATACCGACGGCCCGCACCTGACGATCCGCGCCAGCGGGCCGCTGGTGCACGTGATGGGCTTCGAGATCTTCGTGCTCTACATCGTCAACGAGCTGTACTTCCGCCGCTTCGACCAGGAGGAAGCCCTGCTCGAGGCGCGGCGCCGCCTGCAGCAGAAGATCGACGAGCTGCGCGCCTTCGGCAACGAGGCGCCGCGCGCCAATCCTTTCGAGTTCTTCGACTTCGGCGTGCGCCGCCGCTATTCCGGCGAATGGCACGACGAGGTGGTGGCGACCATGGCGCGGGAGCTGCCCCAGTACTTCAAGGGCACCTCGAACGTCTATCTCGCCTATAAGCTCAAGCTGACGCCGATCGGCACCATGGCCCACGAATACCTGCAGGCCCACCAGTCCTTCGGCACCCGCCTGCGCGACTTCCAGAAAGCCGCGCTCGAGAACTGGGTGCAGGAATACCGCGGCGACCTGGGCACGGCCCTGACCGACGTGGTGGGCATGGATGCCTTCCTGGCCGACTTCGACCTGTATTTCGCCAAGCTGTTCGACGGCCTGCGCCAGGATTCGGGCGACCCGGTCGTGTGGGGCGAGAAGGCGCTGGCGCACTACGCCAGGCTGCGCATCGACGCGCGCACCAAGCGCCTCGTGTTTTCCGACTCGCTCACGGTGCCCAAGGCGCTCGAGCTGTACCGCCATTTCGCCGACCGCGTGATGACCGGATTCGGCATCGGCACCAGGCTGACCAACGACACACCGCATAAACCGCTGAACATCGTCATGAAGCTGGTGCGCTGCAACGGCCAGCCGGTGGCCAAGCTGTCCGACACCAAGGGCAAGTCGCAGAGCACGGACGAGACCTTCATCGCTTACCTGCGCCAGGTGTTCAACAAGTACGATGCGGGCGACTGAGGGGCGATTGAGGGCGACTGAGGGCGACTGAGGGCGACTGAGGAGCGACTGAGCCGCGAAATTGTGTGAGCTCGTGCGGCGCGGCGACGCGCTATGCTGTCGGCTTTCGATCCCTTGCCAGACGGAGTCCGCCATGAAGCAACTCGCACCGATCGCCCTCGCCATGATGTTCGCCATGCCCGTCGCCGCCGTGCATGCGCAGGAAACCGGACACACCAAGGCCGGGGTGGCGGCCGCCGAGCAGTGGCTCAAGCTCGCCGACGCGAGCAATGGCGTCGAAAGCTGGCGCAGCGCCGGCACGGTGTTTCGCAGCGCCGTCAGCGCCGAGCAGTGGAACGGCATGCTGGCCGGCGCCCGCGCGCCGCTGGGCGAACTGAAATCGCGTTCCCTGGCCAATGCGCGCTATACCCGTACGCTGCCGGGCGTACCGGAAGCCGACTATGTGGTGATCCAGTACGGCGCCGTGTACGCCAAGCGCCCGGGCGTGACCGAGACCGTGGTCACGTCGCTCGAGGCCGAGGGCGGCTGGAAGGTGATTACTTACCTGATCCAGTAAGCTTCCATAGTTCGGTCGGCAGCGCCGCCGGTGCGTCCGGCTTGAAGAAGCTCGAGTCCTGGATGTGCGAGGTCGTCACGTAGACGGTGCCGTCCGGCCCCTGGGTGAAGGTGTCGGGCCAGCGCAGGCGTTCGTCCTGTACGACCACACGCAGCTCGGCTCGCGGTCCTTCGTCGAGGTCGCGCATCTTGATCGCATCGTCCTGCACCGCGGTCAGGAACATGCGGTTGCTGCCGCGGTCGAACAGCAGGCCGTCGTTGACGCCGTTGTGGCCAAACTCCTCGACCGCGTCGCCGACATCCTCGCCTTTCAAGCCGCGTTCGATCAGCACTTGCGTGGAGATGCGGTACAGGGTATCTCCCTTGATCGCCTGCCAGTACAGCCAGGCGCCATCGCCGGACAGTTCGATGCCGTCGGCCGAGAACTCGACCCCGCGTCCGTCCGGCCGGCGCAGCACGTCGCCGTCGGCTGTCACGTTCAAGCCCTTCTTCATCTGGGTCGACGGGTGGCCGTCGAGCAGGCGCACCGTCCTGTCGTGCTCGAGGTCGACCACCAGGATGGCGCCGACCACGCCCGAGTCGGTGATGTAGGCATACTTGCCGTCGTTCGAGAAGCGCACGTCGTTGAGGTAGGATCCCTGCGGCGCCGCGTCCTCGTCGAAGGCGATCGTGCGCACGACCTTGTCGCCGGCCAGGTCGACCTGCACCAGCTTGGCGCCGCCGGAGACCAGGTGGGCCTGGGCCGGCGCCGCCGGGTCGAGCACCCACAGGCTGCCGCGGCCGTCGGCCACCACGCTCTGCACGCAGACCCAATGGTCGTTTGGCGACACCTCGTCCTTGCGCGCATTGCGCCAGGCATTCCATTCCTGGTCGGGGTAGGGGAGCAAGGCGCCGTCCGCTTTCAACTCGGCCACCGAGACCGCGCTGTCCTCGGTCCAGCGCGGGAAGTTGACGAACATGCGGTTGTCCCCGGATACCGAGACGCCGGTGACCTGGTGTTCGAAACGGGCGACGAGTTCGATCTTGTATGCGCTCATGACTGTCCTTTCGTGATGCTCAAGCGGCCGCGCGGGCGGCCGTGCGCGATCGTTTGCGGGTCGCGGCCTTCGCCGGCGCACGCTTCTTGCGTGGCGCCGGAGGCCGTGGACGATCCTGCAACTGAGCCTGTTCGCGGCGCAGGCGCTGCTGCAGCATGGCCAGCACCGCCGCTTCCTCAGGCTGCAGGGCATGCAGGTCTTCCTGCAGCGTCTCCTCGGTGCGCTCGCGCAGCACCTCGAGCGCGGCGCCGTCGAGATAGGCGTCCAGCACCGCCGGGTGCACATAGCACTTGCGGCAGATCGACGGCGTATTGCCGAGCTTTTCGGCCACCGACTCGATCGCGCGCACGATGTTCTTCTTGGCCTGGGCCTCGGAATCGAAGGTCTCGAACTCCTGCAGGGCCAGCGCGGCCAGCACCGTGCCCGACCAGGTGCGGAAATCCTTGGCCGTGTAGTCTTCGCCGCTGATGGCGCGCAGGTAGTCGTTGACGTCGCTCGAATCGATGGCGTGGGTCTCGCCATCCTCGTCCACGTACTGGAACAGTTCCTGGCCCGGCAGGTCGCGCGAGCGCGCGACGATACGCGCCAGGCGCCGGTCGTGCACCTTGACCTTGTGATAGACGCCGCTCTTGCCGCGGAAGCTGAACTCGACGTCGCTGCCGTCGACCTTCGCGTGGCGGTTGCGCAGCGTCGTCAGCCCGAAGGATTTGTTGGTGCGCGCATATTCCTCGTTACCGACGCGCATCATGGTCGCTTCGAGCAGGTAGACGATGGTGGCCAGCACTTTTTCGCGCGGCAGGCCGGGCAGTTTCAGGGCGCGGTCGACTTCGGCGCGGATGGCCGGCAGCGCCTCGCCGAACTTGAGCATGCGCTCGTACTTGACCTCGTCGCGCGCCGTGCGCCACTTTGGGTGATAGCGGTATTGCTTGCGGCCGCGGGCGTCGCGCCCGGTGGCTTGCAGGTGGCCGTTGGCCTGGGGGCAGATCCAGACCTCGCTCCAGGCGGGCGGCACGACCAAACTCTTGATGCGAGCCAGCGTCGCTTCGTCGGTCACCGGTTCGCCGCGGGCGTCGAGATAGCGAAAGCCATCCTTGACGGCTTCGCGCCGGATGCCGGGCCGGTCGTCATGGACGTAACGCAGGCCGGCCGCGCGGGCGGCGGTGGGGGGATCGCTGGGAACGGCGTCGGCGCTTGGCTTTTCACTGGGCATGGCAGGTTCGCTGATAGGTGGATCTTCCAGCCGATCCTACCTATAGCTTCCCCCGCTCACTGTACGCGAAGTAACTTAGGCGCAGTCCGAACCAGTTCGCCCGGCTCAGCGATAACGTGCCTCGACCAGGTCGATCTCGCGCAGCAGCTTGCGCGCGATCTCGTCCGACAGCTGGTTCTGGCGCGTCATGCGCAGCAGCACCGCGCGCTCCTGCTCGAGCGCGGCCAGGCGGTAGTGGCGTTCGGCGCTTTCGGCTGCCCGCGCGCGCGCCGGGTCGATGTCGGTGCCACCGACGTTGCCCAACCAGCCGTCGAGCCGGTACTGGTACAGGCTGCGCACCTGGTCGGCCGCGCTGGCGTGCATCTCGGCTGCGCCTTCGGCGTCGCAGCCCATGGTCGGCGGCGGCGGCGGGGCCGTGGCGATCGCCGCCAGCGCCGCCAGCGCGGCGGCATGGCGCGCCTGGTCTTCCTCGCTCTCGTGGGCCGCCTCGGCCGGCAGTTCCAGGCCGCGCAGCACGCGGGGCAAGCCGACGCTGGCCAGCACCAGCGACACCACGATCACCGCGCTGGCCAGGAAGATCACCAGGTCGCGCCCCGGAAATGGCGTCCCGTTCGGCATCGCCAGCGGCAAGGTCAGCACGCCGGCCAGGGTGATCGCGCCGCGCACGCCGGCCAGCGAGGTGGCCAGGATCAGGCGCGGATTCGGACGGTAGACGGCCTGCTGCTGGCGCCGCGCGGCCAGCAGGGTCAGGCGCAGCGAGATCCAGACCCAGATGAAGCGCAGCAGGATCAGGCCGACGCTGATGGCCAGCGCATTGCCCACCAGCCACCAGACGTCATGGGCCGCCGGCAGCTCGGGCGCAACCAGCGCCGCTTTCACGATATTCGGCAACTGTTCGCCCAGCAGCACGAACATGATGCCGTTGAGCGCGAACTGGACGGTGTCCCAGACCACGGCGCGGCGCACCCGGGTGGTGGCCAGCGCGCGGCCGCTCAGCTCGACGTAGCTCATGGTGATGCCGGCCGCCACCGCCGCCAGGATGCCCGAGGCTTGCAGGTGTTCGGCCGCCAGGTAGGCGCCGAAGGGGAGCAGCAGGTTGATCAGGATCGGCGAGCCGCTTTCCTCGCCGATGCGCGCCGCCAGGATGCGCTGGGCGGCGCTGACGGCCACCGTCAGTCCCACGCCGATCGCGATGCCGGCGAGCGCCACCCACAGGAAGGTGAGGGTGGCGTCGCCCAGCGAAAAGGTACCGGTGAGCGCGGCCGCCACGGCGAAGCGGAAGCACACCAGGCCGCTGGCGTCGTTGAGCAGCGACTCGCCCTCGAGGATGTGCATCAGGCGCGGTGGAATCGGCACGCGCGCCGCGATCGACGACACCGCCACCGGATCGGTGGGCGCCAGGATCGCCGCCAGCGCGAACGAGACGGCCAGCGGCAGGGAAGGAATCAGCCAGTGGATCAGGAAACCGGCGCCGATGACGGTGAACAGCACCAGGCCGAGCGCCAGCTCGAGGATGGTCGAGCGGTCGCGGAACAGGCCGACCTTGGGAATGCGCCAGCCGTCCAGGAACAGCAGCGGCGGCAGGAACACGAGGAAGAAGATGTGCGGCTCGAGCCGCACGCCATGGCTGGTGGTGCTGGAAATGGCGGCGCCGAGCGCGATCTGGACCAGTGGCAGGGGGACGGCGAACGGCAGCATCCGCACCAGGTAGCCGCTCGCGACCACCGCCAGCAGCATTGCCAGTACGATTCCTACCTCATCCATCGACGTCCCTCCCGTTCAAAAAAAGCATGATAAGGGATACGGGACGATTGCGCTGGACGGGAGTTTCCTGCGCCGGGCCTGGAGCGCCCGGCGCAAGCGCTCGCTCGGTCAGCTCTCTCCCCGGAGCGTGTAGACCGGCTTCTCGGTTTCGCCTTTCTCGACCATTGCAAGCACGCGCTGCAGGTTCTTGCGCTCCTTGTCATCCTTGGCCGACGAAACCAGGCTGCGCAGGATGGCGACATGCGCCATCTGCAGCGCTTGCGCGGCCGGCACCGCGATGTCCGGTTTCACGCCGACGTGCTCCCAGTTGGTCTTGGTGACGGGATTGGTCGCGCGCGCGGTAGGGACCGCGACCACGATGCCGTGCCCGGCGCTGAACCAGGTGACGGGATTGGAGCCGCCACCGGTGGTCTCGCCGACCAGCGTCCCGCGCTTCTGCGCCTGGAAATCGTAGGCGCAATGCTCGCCGCCGGAGAACGTGCGGGCAGAGGTCAGCACGTATACCGGCCGGTCGTAACGCAGCGCGACGGTCGGCACGGTCCAGAACTGCGTCGTTGTATTCTCGGGGCGATTGTAGATGTCGAGCAGGTGACGCTGGTCGCCGAGCGGGAAGAAATGGCTCATCAGATAAGCGACGCTGGCCGGACTGCCGCCACCGTTGCGGCGCAGGTCGAGGATCAGCGCCTCCGTTCCTTCCATGAGCCCCATTGCAGCCGTGTACGCCGGACCGGAGAATTCGGTAGGTCCGAAACCGCGCAAGTCGATGTAGCCGACGTTGCCGGGGAGGCGTTCCACCTTCTCGATGCCATAGCCCCGGCGTGTGGTCCAGTCCCGCACCTCTTCCATTTCGGCCCGGGTGGGTGCCTGGTTGCTGCCGGTTCGCTCACGAAAAGCGTCGTTGACGTGGGCGCCGAAATGCTTGTCGCCGCTCAGTTCGCGCAAGTCCGTGGCCAGCGCGGTGCTGAACGCCTTCACGCTGGTGGCCGACGCATAGCCGCCATCGGCATGTTTTGCCGCGATCGCGCGGCCGACGCGTTCTGCCACGGCGGGATCAATGTAGTTCGCATTCAGTTTGATCGCCAGCGTCTGCACGATCGCAGCGCGATCGGACGCCTTCAGCAGGGCATCCTCCCCGGCGAAAGCGGAAAACGACAACAGGGCTCCCGATACGACGCCTGCAACAAACTTCTTCTTGACTGACATATTTGCCTCCAGGTTGTATTACTCAGCGGTTGAAAGTCTCGTGGAAAAGTGTGCGTGGCGCGCCTTCGGCCGGCGTCATCGAATCGGCTTGGGCGGCTGGCCGT
It includes:
- a CDS encoding SET domain-containing protein codes for the protein MTNKKSSTEGGSKSADKDRMYEVRQSPVHGNGVFARRPIAAGERIIEYKGQRISWDKATRRAEKAGGPINHTFYFSLADGRVIDGGRDGNDARWINHACTPNCEAFEDDGKVYIHAMQDIEAGEELNYNYALIYDERHTPALKKLFACRCGTPACTGTMLAPKRASNRASKPTSKRAATK
- a CDS encoding DNA topoisomerase IB produces the protein MPSEKPSADAVPSDPPTAARAAGLRYVHDDRPGIRREAVKDGFRYLDARGEPVTDEATLARIKSLVVPPAWSEVWICPQANGHLQATGRDARGRKQYRYHPKWRTARDEVKYERMLKFGEALPAIRAEVDRALKLPGLPREKVLATIVYLLEATMMRVGNEEYARTNKSFGLTTLRNRHAKVDGSDVEFSFRGKSGVYHKVKVHDRRLARIVARSRDLPGQELFQYVDEDGETHAIDSSDVNDYLRAISGEDYTAKDFRTWSGTVLAALALQEFETFDSEAQAKKNIVRAIESVAEKLGNTPSICRKCYVHPAVLDAYLDGAALEVLRERTEETLQEDLHALQPEEAAVLAMLQQRLRREQAQLQDRPRPPAPRKKRAPAKAATRKRSRTAARAAA
- a CDS encoding VOC family protein, whose product is MQLHAPIQPCLWFDTQAEEAVKHYISIFPDSRITHVSHYSAAGQDAHRMTPGSVMAVQFEVDGQPCIAMNGGPLFHFTEAVSFMVLCDSQEQIDYYWERLGEGGDEAARQCGWLKDRFGLSWQVTPTEIMSLMAGPQADAVMTALLPMKKIDVAALRAAAGLS
- a CDS encoding S41 family peptidase, producing MSVKKKFVAGVVSGALLSFSAFAGEDALLKASDRAAIVQTLAIKLNANYIDPAVAERVGRAIAAKHADGGYASATSVKAFSTALATDLRELSGDKHFGAHVNDAFRERTGSNQAPTRAEMEEVRDWTTRRGYGIEKVERLPGNVGYIDLRGFGPTEFSGPAYTAAMGLMEGTEALILDLRRNGGGSPASVAYLMSHFFPLGDQRHLLDIYNRPENTTTQFWTVPTVALRYDRPVYVLTSARTFSGGEHCAYDFQAQKRGTLVGETTGGGSNPVTWFSAGHGIVVAVPTARATNPVTKTNWEHVGVKPDIAVPAAQALQMAHVAILRSLVSSAKDDKERKNLQRVLAMVEKGETEKPVYTLRGES
- the pncB gene encoding nicotinate phosphoribosyltransferase: MKPVVRSLLETDLYKFTMWQALLHSHPGAIGEYEFRCRNEPAYPLAELKEDVERELDYLCGMMFTEGEVAYLRNLRFIKSDFADFLTLFRFQRKFIRVDTDGPHLTIRASGPLVHVMGFEIFVLYIVNELYFRRFDQEEALLEARRRLQQKIDELRAFGNEAPRANPFEFFDFGVRRRYSGEWHDEVVATMARELPQYFKGTSNVYLAYKLKLTPIGTMAHEYLQAHQSFGTRLRDFQKAALENWVQEYRGDLGTALTDVVGMDAFLADFDLYFAKLFDGLRQDSGDPVVWGEKALAHYARLRIDARTKRLVFSDSLTVPKALELYRHFADRVMTGFGIGTRLTNDTPHKPLNIVMKLVRCNGQPVAKLSDTKGKSQSTDETFIAYLRQVFNKYDAGD
- a CDS encoding DUF4019 domain-containing protein: MKQLAPIALAMMFAMPVAAVHAQETGHTKAGVAAAEQWLKLADASNGVESWRSAGTVFRSAVSAEQWNGMLAGARAPLGELKSRSLANARYTRTLPGVPEADYVVIQYGAVYAKRPGVTETVVTSLEAEGGWKVITYLIQ
- a CDS encoding AMP-binding protein → MTPTQRFVQARDFLQRHRLDYDTAYRDFEQPELDRFNWALDFFDHQARDNHAPALWVVEEDGSERRISFADMAARSSQVAEYLRNLGVRRGERVLLMLPNRVELWEIMLAGIKLGAVLVPTTMALSGDDLADRLERGQVSHMIAQASETHKFEAMAGSYTRIAVGGAGGAPAGWHDYADSGNVASVFVPEGETRALDPLLLYFTSGTTAKPKLVLHTHQSYPVGHLSTMYWIGLQPGDVHWNISAPGWAKHAWSCFFAPWNAGATVFVYNFERFSSRAVLDTIVRCGVTSLCAPPTAWRMLIKEDLAAWKPVLRELVGAGEPLNPEVIEQVERAWGIRIRDGFGQTESSCQIGNSPGQPIKPGSMGRPLPGYRIALLDLDDRPAAEGEISVELASNPIGLMVGYEGNEEKTREVMRAGHYHTGDTASMDGDGYYFYVGRNDDVFKSSDYRISPFELESVLIEHESVLEAAIVPSPDPLRLAVPKAFVTLRAGVEPSREIAAALFAFSRERLAPYKRIRRIAFRELPKTISGKIRRVELRREEAGRDAGAADAFEYRAEDFPG
- a CDS encoding Na+/H+ antiporter, coding for MDEVGIVLAMLLAVVASGYLVRMLPFAVPLPLVQIALGAAISSTTSHGVRLEPHIFFLVFLPPLLFLDGWRIPKVGLFRDRSTILELALGLVLFTVIGAGFLIHWLIPSLPLAVSFALAAILAPTDPVAVSSIAARVPIPPRLMHILEGESLLNDASGLVCFRFAVAAALTGTFSLGDATLTFLWVALAGIAIGVGLTVAVSAAQRILAARIGEESGSPILINLLLPFGAYLAAEHLQASGILAAVAAGITMSYVELSGRALATTRVRRAVVWDTVQFALNGIMFVLLGEQLPNIVKAALVAPELPAAHDVWWLVGNALAISVGLILLRFIWVWISLRLTLLAARRQQQAVYRPNPRLILATSLAGVRGAITLAGVLTLPLAMPNGTPFPGRDLVIFLASAVIVVSLVLASVGLPRVLRGLELPAEAAHESEEDQARHAAALAALAAIATAPPPPPTMGCDAEGAAEMHASAADQVRSLYQYRLDGWLGNVGGTDIDPARARAAESAERHYRLAALEQERAVLLRMTRQNQLSDEIARKLLREIDLVEARYR
- a CDS encoding L-dopachrome tautomerase-related protein, with the protein product MSAYKIELVARFEHQVTGVSVSGDNRMFVNFPRWTEDSAVSVAELKADGALLPYPDQEWNAWRNARKDEVSPNDHWVCVQSVVADGRGSLWVLDPAAPAQAHLVSGGAKLVQVDLAGDKVVRTIAFDEDAAPQGSYLNDVRFSNDGKYAYITDSGVVGAILVVDLEHDRTVRLLDGHPSTQMKKGLNVTADGDVLRRPDGRGVEFSADGIELSGDGAWLYWQAIKGDTLYRISTQVLIERGLKGEDVGDAVEEFGHNGVNDGLLFDRGSNRMFLTAVQDDAIKMRDLDEGPRAELRVVVQDERLRWPDTFTQGPDGTVYVTTSHIQDSSFFKPDAPAALPTELWKLTGSGK